The Deinococcus metalli genome includes a window with the following:
- the rfbF gene encoding glucose-1-phosphate cytidylyltransferase gives MKAVILAGGMGTRLAEETAIRPKPMVEIGGKPILWHIMNIYAAHGVDEFIIALGYRGEVIKEYFLNFYAINNDISVDLATGTTTIHHGKQPHWKVHLVDTGVNTMTGGRLGRIRPWLGEDQTFMATYGDGVADVDIAQLLKFHQAHGRTATMTLVRPPSRFGGVLTEGDRVSEFSEKPQTGEGWINGGFFVLQREALDTVAGDDTIWERGPLESLSEAGQLMGYRHDGFWQPMDTLREKHLLEDLWQTGQAPWRVW, from the coding sequence ATGAAAGCGGTCATCCTGGCCGGCGGAATGGGAACCCGGCTGGCTGAGGAGACGGCGATCCGGCCCAAACCCATGGTGGAGATTGGCGGCAAACCGATCCTGTGGCACATCATGAATATCTATGCGGCCCACGGAGTTGACGAGTTCATCATTGCGCTCGGCTACAGGGGCGAAGTGATCAAGGAATACTTCCTGAACTTCTACGCCATCAACAATGACATCTCTGTAGATTTGGCTACGGGCACGACAACCATCCATCACGGCAAGCAGCCGCACTGGAAGGTGCATCTGGTGGACACCGGGGTGAACACCATGACCGGCGGCCGGCTGGGCCGCATCCGTCCATGGCTGGGCGAGGATCAGACCTTCATGGCGACGTACGGTGACGGTGTGGCCGATGTGGATATCGCGCAACTGTTGAAGTTCCACCAGGCCCACGGGCGCACGGCGACCATGACGCTGGTGCGGCCCCCCTCGCGCTTCGGCGGCGTGCTTACCGAGGGCGACCGGGTTTCGGAGTTCAGCGAGAAACCGCAGACCGGCGAGGGTTGGATCAACGGCGGCTTCTTTGTCCTCCAGCGCGAGGCCCTGGATACCGTGGCTGGGGACGACACGATCTGGGAACGCGGGCCGCTGGAGTCGCTGAGCGAGGCGGGTCAGTTGATGGGCTACCGCCACGACGGGTTCTGGCAGCCCATGGACACTCTGCGCGAGAAGCACCTCCTGGAAGACCTGTGGCAGACCGGCCAAGCCCCCTGGAGGGTCTGGTGA
- the wbaP gene encoding undecaprenyl-phosphate galactose phosphotransferase WbaP, with amino-acid sequence MGVLSPTPIPMQRRSERAPRLTSVPQGLVLLTGDVLALALALLMTSAVFGLAISRSGLQALAVWGGLWLIWRAYQGLYPGYGRSPQTELRLHVIGTLQLVAGQLAAALATQRFSPSFSGIIMEWSIVLVVSLILRYYLRANLVAMNFFGREISIIGAGRTAEVVIAHLRTYPAYGLKPVVAYDDNVDLHGTVVNGVRVVGPISMALETPLTEHALLSIPGARAELAQRLVNSVYASFPYTWIIPDLFGMPNQALQAHNIGTVASLEIRNNLRSLQSQVLKRVLDFLLGLGLSLLLLPLLALIALLIRLDSPGPVLFAAPRLGRQHRVFNCYKFRSMHFDAEERLHGMLSDDPALRDEYETYHKLKSDPRVTRVGYFLRKYSLDELPQIFNILLGHMSMVGPRPYLVREQHKLGSFSSFVLQVRPGITGYWQVSGRNTSTFEERMDMDKFYITNWTPWLDLMILLRTVGVVLRGHGAY; translated from the coding sequence ATGGGCGTCCTGTCTCCCACGCCCATCCCGATGCAGCGCCGCTCCGAGCGTGCTCCCCGGCTCACCAGCGTGCCCCAGGGCCTGGTTCTGCTGACCGGCGACGTGCTGGCCCTTGCGCTCGCCCTGCTCATGACCAGCGCGGTGTTCGGCCTGGCCATCAGCCGGTCTGGCCTGCAGGCGCTGGCTGTGTGGGGTGGCCTGTGGCTTATCTGGCGAGCGTACCAGGGACTGTACCCAGGCTATGGCCGCTCACCGCAGACCGAACTGCGCCTGCACGTGATCGGCACCCTGCAACTGGTCGCCGGTCAGCTGGCCGCCGCTCTTGCTACCCAGCGGTTTTCCCCCAGTTTTTCCGGAATCATCATGGAGTGGTCCATTGTGCTGGTGGTCTCCCTGATCCTCCGGTACTACCTGCGGGCCAACCTGGTCGCGATGAATTTCTTCGGCCGCGAGATCAGCATCATCGGCGCCGGCCGCACGGCCGAGGTGGTGATCGCTCACCTCAGAACATACCCGGCCTATGGTCTCAAGCCTGTCGTGGCTTACGACGACAATGTCGATTTGCACGGTACGGTCGTGAACGGCGTTCGGGTCGTGGGTCCCATCAGCATGGCGCTGGAGACACCCCTGACCGAACACGCCCTTCTCTCTATTCCAGGCGCGCGGGCCGAACTTGCTCAGCGGCTGGTCAACAGCGTCTACGCGTCCTTCCCGTATACCTGGATTATCCCCGACCTCTTTGGAATGCCCAATCAGGCGCTCCAGGCCCACAACATCGGCACGGTCGCCTCGCTGGAGATCCGCAATAACCTCAGAAGCCTCCAGTCTCAGGTGCTCAAACGGGTGCTGGACTTCCTGCTGGGCCTCGGCCTGTCGCTGCTGCTGCTGCCCCTGCTGGCACTCATCGCTCTCCTGATCCGTCTGGACTCACCGGGGCCGGTTCTGTTCGCTGCGCCGAGGCTCGGCAGGCAGCACCGCGTATTCAACTGTTACAAGTTCCGCAGCATGCATTTCGATGCGGAGGAGCGGCTCCACGGGATGCTGTCGGACGATCCCGCGTTGAGAGACGAATACGAGACCTACCACAAACTGAAGAGCGACCCCCGAGTCACCCGAGTGGGCTATTTTCTGCGGAAGTACAGCCTTGATGAGCTGCCTCAGATCTTCAACATCTTGCTGGGCCACATGAGCATGGTCGGCCCGCGGCCCTATCTGGTCAGGGAACAGCACAAACTGGGCTCATTTAGCAGTTTCGTCTTGCAGGTGCGGCCGGGCATTACCGGCTACTGGCAGGTGTCAGGCCGCAACACCAGCACCTTTGAAGAGCGCATGGACATGGATAAGTTCTACATTACTAACTGGACGCCATGGCTGGACCTGATGATCCTGCTGCGGACCGTCGGAGTCGTACTCAGGGGCCATGGGGCCTACTGA
- a CDS encoding succinoglycan biosynthesis protein exop: MLNTQPGDEIEFAALWAGLRRQRHWILLTALGLGLAVFLWFSAQPPVYEATSSLSTTAVVSLATVRETVVTALPVPDGALQDALQGPVVMGRLIALVQGAAGLPATRRAALTAHLQREFQQQRVRTVQLESRIDPGGNGIYLLTAQGRSPGEAVILNDLAAQALLEWDLARASAGLLDTQRRVTAQLAEVSRQLGRADLSVTDQQALLASQGSLRRIQTQLGVQALGIRGFLERVAPPTPPQEPVSPRPLRDALLVGVLGLVFGTGLAALRTVADRSVRDEDTLLALGWPVLGTVPADQRGQGGIGFVRVNLGAQLGRWAGHPILVTSSRESEGADQLTLSMAAELASTGLRVLIIEAGPRSAALSPTAGRLASASWRQLCGVGGARILWEALDDPGNVQALELQPGVDLLPSGSDSDDVPGRLGRHRQAAALGDLFARWGAGHDLVLISGPALLTDADSLMLGAHVAGAVVAVREGRFRFKLVQQALRRAENAGVHVLGLVLTKPPAGTWIPGLRAAAGSMRQGL, encoded by the coding sequence ATGCTGAATACCCAGCCTGGAGACGAAATCGAATTCGCAGCGTTGTGGGCTGGGCTCCGGCGCCAGCGCCACTGGATTCTCTTGACCGCGTTGGGCCTGGGCCTGGCAGTCTTCCTGTGGTTCAGCGCCCAGCCGCCCGTGTATGAGGCTACATCTTCCCTGAGCACCACGGCGGTGGTGTCCCTCGCCACAGTCCGTGAGACGGTCGTGACGGCCCTCCCGGTGCCTGACGGCGCGCTGCAAGACGCCCTCCAGGGCCCAGTCGTGATGGGCCGGCTGATCGCGCTTGTTCAGGGGGCGGCCGGCCTGCCGGCCACCCGCCGGGCGGCGCTGACGGCCCACCTCCAGAGGGAGTTCCAGCAGCAGCGCGTCCGCACCGTCCAGTTGGAAAGCCGGATCGACCCCGGCGGCAACGGTATCTACCTCCTCACGGCCCAGGGCCGGAGTCCGGGCGAGGCCGTGATCCTTAACGATCTGGCGGCTCAGGCGCTTCTCGAGTGGGACTTGGCGCGGGCCTCGGCAGGCCTTCTCGATACCCAGCGCCGAGTGACGGCCCAGCTGGCCGAGGTGAGCCGTCAATTGGGCCGCGCTGACCTATCGGTGACGGATCAGCAGGCGCTGCTGGCCTCGCAGGGCAGCTTGCGGCGGATCCAGACTCAGCTCGGTGTCCAGGCCCTGGGGATCAGAGGCTTTCTTGAGCGTGTCGCGCCGCCCACACCGCCGCAGGAGCCTGTCTCGCCCCGGCCGCTGCGCGACGCCCTACTCGTCGGGGTTCTGGGTCTGGTATTCGGCACCGGGCTGGCCGCTCTGCGCACGGTCGCCGACCGCAGCGTGCGAGACGAGGATACTCTGTTGGCCCTGGGTTGGCCGGTTCTGGGCACTGTCCCCGCCGACCAGCGCGGGCAGGGGGGGATCGGGTTCGTGCGGGTAAACCTGGGGGCCCAGCTCGGCCGGTGGGCAGGCCACCCAATTCTTGTCACCTCCAGCCGCGAGAGTGAGGGCGCCGATCAGCTCACGCTGTCCATGGCCGCCGAACTGGCCAGCACCGGCCTCCGCGTGCTGATCATTGAAGCTGGGCCGCGCTCGGCAGCCCTCTCCCCGACCGCAGGCCGGCTTGCTTCCGCCTCCTGGCGGCAACTGTGCGGCGTCGGAGGTGCCCGAATCCTGTGGGAAGCGCTGGACGATCCTGGGAATGTGCAGGCCTTGGAACTCCAGCCGGGCGTGGATTTGCTGCCGTCCGGATCCGATTCTGATGACGTGCCCGGCCGTCTTGGCCGGCATCGGCAGGCCGCCGCACTGGGCGACCTGTTCGCCCGCTGGGGCGCTGGCCACGACCTGGTGCTGATCAGCGGGCCGGCCCTCCTGACCGATGCTGACAGCTTGATGCTGGGGGCGCATGTGGCTGGTGCGGTCGTCGCCGTACGTGAAGGCCGGTTCAGGTTCAAACTTGTCCAGCAAGCGTTGCGGCGTGCCGAGAATGCGGGTGTGCACGTCCTGGGTCTGGTCTTGACCAAGCCACCCGCCGGAACTTGGATCCCCGGTCTGCGCGCGGCGGCTGGATCCATGCGGCAGGGCCTCTGA
- a CDS encoding HU family DNA-binding protein encodes MLLTMTKKSSKAPAKKPAAKAAAKPAAKKTATKAASTKVAKTQLVELVADKTGLTKKQSEEAVSAMLDAVVSAVKGGQSVGLPGLGTLSVKATAARTGVRPGTSEKIQIPAGKKVAFKVASTLKGNL; translated from the coding sequence ATGCTGCTCACCATGACCAAAAAGTCATCGAAGGCCCCCGCCAAGAAGCCTGCCGCCAAAGCCGCTGCCAAGCCCGCCGCGAAGAAGACCGCGACCAAGGCTGCCAGCACCAAGGTGGCCAAGACCCAGCTCGTGGAACTGGTGGCCGACAAGACCGGCCTGACCAAGAAGCAGAGCGAGGAAGCCGTCAGCGCCATGCTGGACGCCGTCGTCAGCGCCGTGAAGGGCGGCCAGAGCGTCGGCCTGCCCGGCCTGGGCACCCTGAGCGTCAAGGCCACCGCCGCACGCACCGGCGTGCGCCCCGGCACCAGCGAGAAGATCCAGATTCCCGCCGGCAAGAAGGTCGCCTTCAAGGTCGCCAGCACCCTCAAGGGCAACCTGTAA
- a CDS encoding long-chain-fatty-acid--CoA ligase translates to MTPALLHSAHYWPPHKPRSLTLPRTGLMHNLQVSAERYPDKVALWHYGRSLTYRELHDQATRLAGHLAAKGVVKGDRVALWMQNSPAWVLGAFAAWQLGAVVVPLAPMLQAREFAFFLQDAGIRVGIVGAEVYERAVQAGLEHAVVADILQGTEATAGIPVPEGLSAAPELRPTDVTLDAALTAEPAPAAGVTADDLCVMPYTSGTTGLPKGCMHTHRSVQANVFGAGAWVDGTVEDVFLAALPFFHVTGFVNSLLSGLTGGGRIVIMSRWERDVARTLIRTQGVTLWTTTPTMVIDLMASPHFDPADLASVRNITGGGASLPEAVGQKLLDSTSILYLEGYGLSETMAQSHSNPKGRQKLQCLGIPLFNVDSRVIDLDTLEELPTGQVGEIVISGPQVMQGYWNRPLDSAAAFIEIGGQRFFRSGDLGRMDEEGYFFFSDRLKRMVNVSGMKVWPAEVENLLHAHPAVQEACVISVPDERTGERARALIVLKPGQTADPADIEAWARTQMATYKVPREYEFVDSLPRSPTGKVAWRPLQEAARARLSGTAAS, encoded by the coding sequence ATGACTCCTGCTCTGCTCCATTCCGCCCACTACTGGCCCCCCCACAAGCCCAGGAGCCTGACGTTGCCGCGCACGGGCCTGATGCACAACCTGCAGGTCAGTGCCGAGCGGTATCCGGACAAGGTGGCCCTGTGGCATTACGGCCGGTCGCTCACCTACCGCGAGCTCCACGATCAGGCGACGCGCCTGGCCGGCCACCTCGCCGCGAAGGGCGTCGTGAAGGGCGACCGGGTGGCGCTGTGGATGCAGAATTCACCGGCATGGGTGCTCGGTGCCTTCGCGGCGTGGCAGCTCGGCGCGGTCGTGGTGCCGCTGGCACCTATGCTCCAGGCGCGGGAATTCGCGTTCTTCCTGCAAGACGCCGGTATCCGCGTGGGCATCGTGGGCGCCGAGGTATACGAGCGGGCCGTGCAGGCGGGGCTGGAGCACGCGGTCGTCGCGGACATCCTGCAAGGGACGGAGGCGACCGCCGGCATTCCCGTGCCCGAGGGCCTGAGTGCAGCGCCCGAACTGCGGCCTACCGACGTGACACTGGACGCAGCCCTGACGGCCGAGCCGGCTCCCGCGGCCGGAGTCACGGCCGACGACCTGTGCGTGATGCCGTACACGAGCGGCACCACCGGCCTGCCCAAGGGTTGCATGCACACGCACCGCTCCGTGCAGGCGAATGTCTTCGGCGCCGGGGCGTGGGTGGACGGAACGGTCGAGGACGTCTTCCTGGCGGCGCTGCCGTTCTTCCACGTCACCGGCTTCGTGAACTCGCTGCTGTCGGGCCTCACCGGCGGCGGGCGCATCGTGATCATGTCCCGCTGGGAACGGGACGTGGCCCGGACACTGATCCGCACCCAGGGCGTGACTCTGTGGACCACGACCCCGACCATGGTGATCGACCTAATGGCGTCTCCCCACTTCGATCCGGCCGACCTGGCGAGCGTGCGGAACATCACGGGGGGCGGCGCGAGCCTGCCGGAAGCCGTGGGACAGAAGCTCCTGGACTCCACCAGCATCCTCTACCTCGAGGGTTACGGGCTGTCGGAGACGATGGCGCAGTCGCACTCGAACCCGAAGGGCCGGCAGAAGTTGCAGTGCCTGGGCATTCCGCTGTTCAACGTGGACTCGCGCGTGATCGACCTCGACACCCTCGAGGAACTGCCGACTGGTCAGGTGGGCGAGATCGTGATCAGCGGGCCGCAGGTGATGCAGGGGTACTGGAACCGTCCCCTCGACTCTGCCGCCGCGTTCATCGAGATCGGCGGCCAGCGGTTCTTCCGCAGCGGCGATCTGGGCCGCATGGACGAGGAGGGCTACTTCTTCTTCTCGGACCGCCTCAAGCGGATGGTGAACGTATCGGGCATGAAGGTCTGGCCGGCAGAGGTCGAGAACCTGCTGCACGCGCACCCGGCGGTACAGGAGGCGTGCGTGATCAGCGTGCCGGACGAACGCACCGGCGAGCGCGCCCGGGCGCTGATCGTGCTCAAGCCGGGCCAGACTGCGGACCCTGCGGACATAGAGGCCTGGGCCCGGACCCAGATGGCCACGTACAAGGTCCCGCGCGAGTACGAGTTCGTGGACAGCCTGCCGCGCAGCCCCACCGGCAAGGTGGCGTGGCGCCCACTGCAGGAAGCGGCCCGGGCACGACTCAGCGGGACGGCAGCGTCCTGA